DNA from Acidimicrobiales bacterium:
GCCCGAACGGCGACCTCGAACCCCTCGACCGCGCCCGGGATTCGGAGCCCGGGGCGGGCGGCGACCAACGGCGCCAGGACCGGGTCACCACCGAGCACATGGTCGACGGCTGTCGGATCGGCGTCGAGGTCCAAGAGCCGGCGACAGCGTTGGACGGCCGGACCGAGGTCGCGCCAGTCGTCCAGGTGGAGCTGGCACGCGATAGAGCCGCCGCCGTCGCGCAATGCCACCACTCCCCCGCCGTGGGGCAGTCGCAGCGTCCGGCGATAGACACCGGCCGCATACTCCTCGACGCCAGGTATCGCTCGTGGCCCAAGGAAACCGAGGAGGGCCTCGACATGCAGGGGCCTCCGGAAGGACAGCCGGAGCGCGACACCTCCGGACTGATCGGCTCGCCGCTTCGTCCGACGGCGGAGGTTGGTCGGGGTCGAGGCGAACACGGCGCCAATGGTGTCGTTGAACTGGCGGATGCTGGCGAACCCGGACGCGAAGGCGACATGAGCGAAGCTCAGGTCGGTCGTCTCGATGAGGACCCGCGCCGTATGCGCCCGCTGGGCCCGGGCGAGCGCTAGCGGGCCGGCACCCACCTCGGCGAGCAGGAGCCGGTTGAGGTGTCGCTCGCTGTAGCTGAGCCGTCGGGCGAGCCCCGTCACACCTTCCCGGTCGACTATCCCGTCGGCGATGAGGCGCATGGCCCGAGCCACGAGATCAGCGCGGCTGTTCCACTCCGGCGACCCCGGCGTGGCCTCTGGGCGACATCGTTTGCAGGCGCGGAATCCCGCCAGTTGGGCCGCCGCCGCGGTCGTGAAGAAGGCGACGTTGGACCGCTTGGGTGTGCGGGCGGGACAGCTGGGACGGCAGTAGATGCCCGTCGAGGTGACGGCGGTGAAGAACCAGCCGTCGAAGCGGGCGTCGCGACTCGTGACCGCGCGGTAGCACTGATCGGGTTCCGGGATCACGCACGAAGCCTGACAGCGGCAGACGCCGGTCGCTAGCGGGTATCGGACAGCTAGGAACGAGAGCTTGACGAAGTCCACCGAGTCCACGAACATGATGAAGGATGTGGG
Protein-coding regions in this window:
- a CDS encoding AlkA N-terminal domain-containing protein; protein product: MIPEPDQCYRAVTSRDARFDGWFFTAVTSTGIYCRPSCPARTPKRSNVAFFTTAAAAQLAGFRACKRCRPEATPGSPEWNSRADLVARAMRLIADGIVDREGVTGLARRLSYSERHLNRLLLAEVGAGPLALARAQRAHTARVLIETTDLSFAHVAFASGFASIRQFNDTIGAVFASTPTNLRRRTKRRADQSGGVALRLSFRRPLHVEALLGFLGPRAIPGVEEYAAGVYRRTLRLPHGGGVVALRDGGGSIACQLHLDDWRDLGPAVQRCRRLLDLDADPTAVDHVLGGDPVLAPLVAARPGLRIPGAVEGFEVAVRAIVGQQISVAGARTLTAELVRRLGKPLTAADRTLTHQFPEPGALVDADPASFGLPASRGRALVGLARSVDVGALELDPGADQDATTRGLLDQPGIGRWTAGYVAMRALGDPDVLLETDVGTVRACGHLGLPRAPGPLTQHAERWRPWRSYGLQHLWASLAPAPRRKETDA